TGAAAACTGCTCGTTGCTCGGGTAAACTCCCAGGTCAGCAAGTGTCGGCCCCGCACACGCGGGGATAGACCATAGTCGGCCGGTTGTCCGGGCCATACGTCGGCGTCGGCCCCGCACACGCGGGGATAGACCGTCGAACAGGTCGCCGGACGAGCTGCTGGATGCGTCGGCCCCGCACACGCGGGGATAGACCCGGAGACACCATGTCCGACGAGACGATCCGCTTGTCGGCCCCGCACACGCGGGGATAGACCGGCCTCTAGGGGGCTTTAGCTTGGTGAAACACGGTCGGCCCCGCACACGCGGGGATAGACCTACGCCAACAGCATCGGGATGAGCACTGCGGCAGTCGGCCCCGCACACGCGGGGATAGACCGCGGTTGCCGGGCTTGGTGGCCTCGCGGGCCAAGTCGGCCCCGCGCATGCGGGGATGTTTTCGATACGCGCCCACCTCGTTGGTTTCCCAGTGGGTGTGGGGTCGGGCTGGGATGGCGTGTTGGCCGTTAGGGCTTGTCAACCGTGCGGTGTCGAGGACTAGTGGCCAGGTGTTCCCGGGGCGGTGAGTGGGGTTTCCGGTTCCGGGCAGTGTGGTTGAGCGGCTTACTTCAGCCGTTGCAGGCCCCGGAGGGTTTCCTCCGGTAATTGCGATGCCGGTGGTGGGCATCATGGGCCTCCTTGGTGGAGGCATGATCAGGGTTTCGGTGGGGTGGTTCGGTGGTTGGTTGGCGCGCCGTCGAGTGAGGTGGGCGTGTCGTTCTCGGTCGTGGGGAGCACGGCTGTGGGCTGTTCGTGCTCGACCGTGGTTCAGCCCCAGTGATCGAAACCCAGTCCGGTTTGGCGTGATGCTCGGCCTTCGACTGCAATCGGTGGGTGAGTGGGTCGGCCGTGGTCATTGTGGTGGTGGGGTGGCCGTCATGTCGAGGCGGTTCGGTGTCGTCGCGGGCCGTGGGGTGATCGCAGTGGTGCAGCGGGCGCGCAAGTCGTGAACCTGACCTGCCCGGTGAGTTCGGCTCGGGTTCGCGACGACCGCTGCGTTTCGTCGCCCCGCTGCAGCTCGGCGGCTGCCGGTTCGGGGCTTTCCATGCGTGACCGCGGTGGGGCCGACGGACCGGTAACCGGCCTCGGGGAGTTCCACGCGCGCCTACGAGAACACCCTTACCTCCACCGAAGACGGTGCATACCCCCGACATCGGGTCAGTAGAGCGGTTCCTCGGGAGCGGGGGTGCCTCGCCGGTGGGCTTCGCTGGTGAGGTGGCAGCCGGTGCTGAGGCTGATGATGGTGTTCTTGGCCGTCCCGAAGATCAGCTCGGCGCCGTACTGGTCGTAGAGGGCCACTTCGTGGTCGCCGGGCCGGTCGACCACGGTTCTCGGGTCGGTGAAGCCCTTCTCCGCGGCCAGCTCGGTGACCAGCTCCACGGCGCGAGGCCAGGCCTCGTCGGGGAGGTTGCCGGGCGAGCGGCTCGCGGCGATGTGCCGGACCTCCGCCTCGCGGACGGTGGAGAACTCGCCGGGACACGCGGAACCGGTGACCGGTTCCGCGGCGTCGAGGACGAACGGCGCGATTCCGAAGTCGCTGACCAACCGGTCGCGGATGAGGTCGAGCAGCGCGAGGTAGTCACGCTGCACGGTCTCGATGTCGGGACGGCCCAACAGCTCGTCGAACAGGGGGTTCACTGATCCGTCCTTCGCTGGGTCGGGGCCGCATCCGGTCGCGACCCAGCACGACAGCGGATGCGAGTGCGGTGAGCAGGGAGGTCTTGCGCATCAGTTCGAGAAGGGCTCGGTCAGGGTATCGCCGAAGCCCTTCTCGGTGCCTTTCACGACCCGGTCCGACAAACCGGCGGTGATGACGGCCATGTTGTACTGGCTGGTGCTGCCGTCCTTCAGATACGACGTGTGGCCGGTGACGCCGGTCAGCACCCGCCCGTCGCCGGGGTGTCGTGCCTCGGCCGAGGACGCGTACTGCATGCCCTCCATGTGGCTGGGGTCGATGCCGAACCGGCGGAAGTCGCCCACGGCGTCGTTCTTCGCCTCGATGTAGGTGGCGTGACCGTCGGGGACCTTGATGTCCTT
The window above is part of the Saccharomonospora glauca K62 genome. Proteins encoded here:
- a CDS encoding LppA family lipoprotein, with the translated sequence MNPLFDELLGRPDIETVQRDYLALLDLIRDRLVSDFGIAPFVLDAAEPVTGSACPGEFSTVREAEVRHIAASRSPGNLPDEAWPRAVELVTELAAEKGFTDPRTVVDRPGDHEVALYDQYGAELIFGTAKNTIISLSTGCHLTSEAHRRGTPAPEEPLY